The Triticum urartu cultivar G1812 unplaced genomic scaffold, Tu2.1 TuUngrouped_contig_6663, whole genome shotgun sequence genome contains the following window.
GATTAATTTGTCCTTCTCCCCATCAATTTGTTCTTTGAAGCGGCGCCATGGAGGAGAAGAGCTCTGGGTCTGGGCAGAAGAAAGAAGCGAGCACGGCCAACCTGCCGGCGGAGGATGCAGTGCTTGTTCCTTTAAGCGGCGCCATGGAGGAGAAGAGTTCTGGGTCTGGGCAGAAGAAAGAGGCGAGCACGACCAACCTTCCGGCGGAGGAGGCAGTGCCGGCAGCGGCCAGCCTCCTCTCGGAAGACCTCATCTTTGAGATCCTCTCCCGCCTCCCCGCCAGATCCCTCCACCGCTTCAAGTGCGTCTCCCCGTCCTGGCGCGACCTCATCGCCAACCCCGCCAACCGCAATAAGCTGGCCCAAACCCTCGCCGGCTTCGTCTACAGCACCTACGACAGGGTTGACCCCCGCTTCCAGCGCTTCCACTTCGCCAACGTCTCCGTCGGCGCAGCCCCGCCGGCCGACCTGTCCCTCCCTTTCTTGCCACACAACAAATACTGGTACATCGCCCAGCTGGACACCTGCAATGGCCTCCTCCTCTGCCTTGCCTACATGGCCCCTTCTCCTTCCACGGACATGGATTCGACGGTTGAACCCCATTTCGTCGTGTGCAATCCGGCCATCGAGAGGTGGGTCGACCTGCCCCCTATCCCAGAGGTGCGAAGCGACCATCGCATCTTCGCTCGTTTGGCTTTTGATCCAGCAGCGTCGTCCCATTTCCATGTTCTTCAGTTTGAGGAGACCGTTCTGGAGAAACGCATCACGGGAGTGAACATCTATTCTTCACAAACTGGAGCCTGGAAGCATAGACAAAGCCGGTTGGTTGAGAGAATTAGCCTGTGCACTGGCCTTACAAGTGTCTTCATCCACGATATGCTG
Protein-coding sequences here:
- the LOC125530929 gene encoding F-box protein At1g30790-like; this encodes MNNCSLRRRLTPSGAMEEKSSGSGQKKEASTANLPAEDAVLVPLSGAMEEKSSGSGQKKEASTTNLPAEEAVPAAASLLSEDLIFEILSRLPARSLHRFKCVSPSWRDLIANPANRNKLAQTLAGFVYSTYDRVDPRFQRFHFANVSVGAAPPADLSLPFLPHNKYWYIAQLDTCNGLLLCLAYMAPSPSTDMDSTVEPHFVVCNPAIERWVDLPPIPEVRSDHRIFARLAFDPAASSHFHVLQFEETVLEKRITGVNIYSSQTGAWKHRQSRLVERISLCTGLTSVFIHDMLHLLGVRKSMKKNDDAVLVAVDMEGQVWKTICVPSGGLSFRIGLSQGCLHYATTPLATVDKNQKKKSKESNTLIASLWCMEDYDSKQWILKHSVSNVELQSVTRVEYKVAAIHPDCDMLFLDSCVDDTLASYDMQHRKFRQILNLGENKATLFVPYVPLFSDSLAGANGQ